A genomic segment from Blastococcus sp. PRF04-17 encodes:
- a CDS encoding M20/M25/M40 family metallo-hydrolase: protein MRRALVAAACGAAVSVAARRVAAFRPHPAQVPDPDLDGLDAVAAAERLAELVRIPTISTREPRDRDAAAFEAFRQRLTELYPRTHAALEREVLGHGALLYRWRSGTDRPPMVLMAHYDVVPVAGQDWSRDPFSGAIEDGVVHGRGAIDDKGALVAILEAVESLVAAGVTPARDVYLSFGDDEEVFGVGAQLAVEALTSRGVRPWAVVDEGGAVVSGVFPGVPGPTAVVGLAEKGLLDVELVTSDPGGHASAPVRGGAPARLARAILRIEDAPFPARLHDVVLGMVDALGRHAPGAHRAVFAHARYLRPLLAAVLSRASREANALVRTTVAVTQLEGSRARNVLATRARAHLNIRIALGETVQSTLDRLRRVVADDQVELRVLGGNDPSPVSRADNEAFALIGDAVRSVYPDAAVAPYVMVQASDSRHFSQICDSVYRFMPFDLSRAELAALHAADERISVAALHRGAGFYRYLLRHL, encoded by the coding sequence GTGAGGCGCGCCCTCGTCGCCGCGGCCTGCGGTGCGGCGGTCTCGGTCGCCGCGCGCCGCGTGGCCGCGTTCCGGCCGCACCCGGCGCAGGTTCCCGACCCCGACCTCGACGGCCTGGACGCCGTCGCGGCGGCCGAGCGGCTGGCCGAGCTGGTGCGCATCCCGACGATCTCGACCCGGGAGCCCCGGGACCGGGACGCCGCGGCGTTCGAGGCCTTCCGGCAGCGGCTGACCGAGCTCTACCCGCGCACGCACGCGGCGCTGGAGCGCGAGGTGCTCGGCCACGGCGCCCTGCTCTACCGGTGGCGCAGCGGCACCGACCGGCCGCCGATGGTGCTGATGGCGCACTACGACGTCGTCCCGGTGGCCGGGCAGGACTGGTCGCGCGACCCGTTCTCCGGCGCGATCGAGGACGGCGTCGTGCACGGCCGGGGCGCGATCGACGACAAGGGCGCGCTGGTCGCGATCCTCGAGGCGGTCGAGTCGCTGGTCGCCGCCGGCGTCACGCCCGCCCGCGACGTCTACCTCTCGTTCGGCGACGACGAGGAGGTCTTCGGCGTCGGGGCGCAGCTCGCCGTCGAGGCGCTCACGTCGCGCGGGGTCCGGCCGTGGGCGGTCGTCGACGAGGGCGGGGCCGTCGTGAGCGGTGTCTTCCCCGGCGTCCCGGGCCCCACCGCGGTCGTGGGGCTGGCCGAGAAGGGACTGCTGGACGTCGAGCTGGTCACCAGCGACCCCGGCGGGCACGCGTCGGCGCCCGTGCGGGGCGGCGCGCCGGCGCGGCTGGCCCGAGCGATCCTGCGGATCGAGGACGCCCCCTTCCCCGCCCGGCTGCACGACGTCGTCCTCGGGATGGTCGACGCCCTCGGCCGGCACGCCCCCGGTGCGCACCGGGCGGTGTTCGCCCATGCCCGGTACCTCCGGCCGCTGCTCGCGGCGGTGCTGTCCCGGGCCAGCCGCGAGGCCAACGCGCTCGTCCGGACGACGGTGGCCGTCACCCAGCTCGAGGGCAGCCGGGCGCGCAACGTGCTGGCCACCCGCGCCCGCGCGCACCTCAACATCCGGATCGCGCTCGGCGAGACCGTGCAGTCGACCCTCGACCGGCTGCGGCGGGTGGTCGCCGACGACCAGGTCGAGCTGCGCGTGCTGGGCGGGAACGATCCGTCACCGGTCTCCCGCGCCGACAACGAGGCCTTCGCCCTGATCGGGGACGCCGTCCGCTCGGTGTACCCGGACGCCGCCGTGGCGCCGTACGTGATGGTGCAGGCCAGCGATTCGCGGCACTTCAGCCAGATCTGCGACAGCGTCTACCGGTTCATGCCCTTCGACCTGAGCAGGGCGGAGCTGGCGGCGCTGCACGCGGCCGACGAGCGGATCTCGGTCGCCGCCCTGCACCGGGGCGCCGGCTTCTACCGCTACCTCCTCCGCCACCTCTGA
- the araA gene encoding L-arabinose isomerase has translation MAFEGSEVWFLTGSQDLYGEETLQQVASQSQRVASALDEAGEVPVRVVWKPVLKDAGAVRRIMGEANEDPACLGVITWMHTFSPAKMWISGLDALRKPLLHLHTQADAALPWATIDMDFMNLNQAAHGDREYGFMLTRLRVPRTTVAGHVSDPRVRARVGSWARAAAGATAARDLRLARFGDNMRNVAVTEGDKVEAEIRFGMSVNTWGVNDLVAVVEQVPDKDVDALVEEYADVYQMDADVLPGGDRHDAVRYQARIEAALRSFLVDGGFGAFTTNFEDLGGLRQLPGLAVQRLMADGYGFGGEGDWKTSALLRVLKVAGAGLPGGTSFMEDYTYDLAPGSERILGAHMLEVCPTIAGGKPRVEVHPLGIGGREDPARLVFDAAPAPGVVIGWSDLGDRFRWVANEIDVVEPSEPLPNLPVARAVWEPRPDFPTATEGWLTAGGPHHTVLTTQLGADELTDLAEVFSTELVLIDADTTRRSLAKELRWSAAYHRLAQRL, from the coding sequence GTGGCATTCGAAGGTTCCGAGGTCTGGTTCCTCACCGGCAGCCAGGACCTGTACGGCGAGGAGACCCTCCAGCAGGTCGCGTCGCAGTCGCAGCGCGTGGCATCCGCGCTCGACGAGGCGGGGGAGGTGCCCGTGCGCGTCGTCTGGAAGCCCGTGCTGAAGGACGCCGGCGCGGTGCGCCGGATCATGGGCGAGGCGAACGAGGACCCGGCCTGCCTCGGCGTGATCACCTGGATGCACACGTTCTCGCCGGCCAAGATGTGGATCAGCGGCCTCGACGCGCTGCGCAAGCCGCTGCTGCACCTGCACACCCAGGCCGACGCCGCCCTGCCCTGGGCGACGATCGACATGGACTTCATGAACCTCAACCAGGCCGCGCACGGCGACCGCGAGTACGGGTTCATGCTCACCCGGCTGCGGGTGCCGCGGACGACGGTGGCCGGGCACGTCTCCGACCCGCGCGTGCGGGCGCGCGTCGGCTCGTGGGCGCGCGCCGCGGCCGGTGCCACCGCTGCGCGGGACCTGAGGCTGGCCCGGTTCGGCGACAACATGCGCAACGTCGCGGTGACCGAAGGGGACAAGGTCGAGGCCGAGATCCGCTTCGGCATGTCGGTGAACACCTGGGGCGTCAACGACCTGGTGGCCGTCGTCGAGCAGGTGCCGGACAAGGACGTCGACGCGCTGGTCGAGGAGTACGCCGACGTCTACCAGATGGACGCCGACGTCCTGCCCGGCGGCGACCGGCACGACGCCGTCCGGTACCAGGCCCGGATCGAGGCCGCCCTGCGGTCGTTCCTGGTCGACGGCGGCTTCGGGGCGTTCACCACGAACTTCGAGGACCTCGGCGGCCTGCGCCAGCTGCCCGGTCTGGCCGTCCAGCGGCTGATGGCCGACGGGTACGGCTTCGGCGGCGAGGGCGACTGGAAGACCTCGGCCCTGCTGCGGGTGCTCAAGGTCGCCGGGGCCGGCCTGCCCGGGGGCACGTCCTTCATGGAGGACTACACCTACGACCTCGCTCCGGGCTCGGAGCGGATCCTCGGCGCGCACATGCTCGAGGTCTGCCCGACGATCGCCGGCGGGAAGCCGCGCGTCGAGGTGCATCCGCTGGGCATCGGCGGCCGCGAGGACCCGGCCCGGCTCGTGTTCGACGCCGCGCCCGCGCCCGGCGTCGTGATCGGCTGGTCGGACCTCGGCGACCGGTTCCGGTGGGTGGCCAACGAGATCGACGTGGTCGAGCCGTCCGAGCCGCTGCCGAACCTGCCGGTGGCCCGCGCGGTGTGGGAGCCGCGGCCGGACTTCCCGACCGCGACCGAGGGCTGGCTGACCGCCGGCGGCCCGCACCACACCGTGCTGACCACCCAGCTGGGCGCCGACGAGCTGACCGACCTGGCCGAGGTGTTCTCCACCGAGCTGGTGCTGATCGACGCCGACACCACGCGCCGGTCCCTGGCCAAGGAGCTGCGCTGGAGCGCCGCCTACCACCGCCTCGCCCAGCGCCTGTAG
- a CDS encoding L-ribulose-5-phosphate 4-epimerase, with protein MTATLTERGTHREQREHVAGLHAYLTRYELVTWTSGNVSERVPGEDLFVIKGSGVEYDELTWEGVTVCDLDGNPVDGVKKPSSDTDAHAYVYRHMPEVNGQVHTHSPYATAWAARAEEIPCVLTAMADEFGGPIPVGPFALIGDDSIGRGIVETLTGSRSPAVLMRNHGVFTVGPSGKAAVKAAVMTEDVARTVHFSRQLGEPLPIDQADVDRLYARYQNVYGQ; from the coding sequence ATGACCGCCACCCTGACCGAACGGGGCACCCACCGCGAGCAGCGCGAGCACGTGGCCGGGCTGCACGCCTACCTGACCCGGTACGAGCTGGTCACCTGGACCTCGGGCAACGTGTCCGAGCGGGTGCCCGGCGAGGACCTGTTCGTCATCAAGGGCAGCGGAGTCGAGTACGACGAGCTGACCTGGGAGGGCGTCACCGTGTGCGACCTCGACGGCAACCCCGTCGACGGGGTGAAGAAGCCCTCGAGCGACACCGACGCGCACGCCTACGTCTACCGGCACATGCCGGAGGTCAACGGCCAGGTGCACACGCACAGCCCCTACGCCACCGCCTGGGCCGCGCGGGCCGAGGAGATCCCCTGCGTGCTCACCGCGATGGCCGACGAGTTCGGGGGACCGATCCCGGTGGGGCCGTTCGCGCTGATCGGCGACGACTCGATCGGCCGGGGCATCGTCGAGACGCTGACCGGCTCGCGGTCGCCGGCGGTGCTCATGCGCAACCACGGCGTCTTCACCGTCGGGCCCTCCGGGAAGGCCGCGGTCAAGGCCGCGGTCATGACCGAGGACGTCGCCCGGACGGTGCACTTCTCGCGGCAGCTGGGCGAGCCGCTGCCCATCGACCAGGCGGACGTGGACCGGCTCTACGCCCGCTACCAGAACGTCTACGGACAGTGA
- a CDS encoding xylulokinase produces MTTDAGTAITGGHTALGIELGSTRIKAVLIGPDSVPLAVGSSDWENQFVDRLWTYSLDAVWAGVRQSVAALADDVRRRHGMELAGVGALGVSAMMHGYLAFDAAGELLTPFRTWRNTNTGRATERLSAEFGVNIPHRWSVAHLYQAVLDGEEHVGRLDHLTTLAGYVHWQLTGEKVLGIGDASGMFPIDDATRGYDSTMLARFDELAAEAGADLGLARLLPAIAVAGEPAGTLTDAGAALLDPAGRLRPGIPVCPPEGDAGTGMVATNSIAPRTGNVSAGTSIFAMVVLEKQLARAHRELDLVTTPAGDPVAMVHCNNGASELEAWVGLFAEFARAMGVEADVPTVFGTLFTAALGGADDCGGLLAYNYLSGEPITDLEEGRPLFVRSPDSRFDLGTFMRTHLFASLATLRIGMDVLQRSEGVRLDRMFAHGGLFKTAGVAQRFLAAAIDTPVSVGDVAGEGGAWGMAVLAAFAAGRAPEQTLADYLDTVVFPGAALETADPDPADVAGFDRFMQRYVAALPVERAAVDHIGNEELTP; encoded by the coding sequence ATGACGACCGATGCCGGCACGGCCATCACCGGCGGCCACACCGCCCTGGGCATCGAGCTCGGGTCGACCCGCATCAAGGCGGTCCTGATCGGTCCCGACTCCGTTCCGCTCGCGGTCGGCAGCTCCGACTGGGAGAACCAGTTCGTCGATCGGCTGTGGACCTACTCGCTGGACGCCGTCTGGGCCGGGGTGCGGCAGAGCGTCGCGGCGCTGGCCGACGACGTCCGCCGGCGCCACGGGATGGAGCTGGCCGGCGTCGGCGCCCTGGGCGTCTCGGCGATGATGCACGGCTACCTCGCCTTCGACGCCGCCGGTGAGCTGCTCACGCCGTTCCGCACCTGGCGCAACACGAACACGGGCCGGGCGACCGAACGGCTCAGTGCCGAGTTCGGCGTCAACATCCCGCACCGGTGGAGCGTCGCGCACCTCTACCAGGCCGTCCTGGACGGCGAGGAGCACGTCGGCCGGCTGGATCACCTGACGACGCTGGCCGGCTACGTGCACTGGCAGCTCACCGGCGAGAAGGTGCTCGGCATCGGCGACGCCAGCGGCATGTTCCCGATCGACGACGCGACCCGCGGGTACGACAGCACGATGCTGGCGCGGTTCGACGAGCTCGCCGCCGAGGCCGGCGCCGACCTCGGCCTGGCCCGGCTGCTGCCCGCCATCGCGGTCGCCGGCGAGCCGGCCGGCACGCTCACCGATGCGGGGGCGGCGCTGCTCGACCCGGCGGGACGGCTGCGTCCCGGCATCCCGGTCTGCCCGCCCGAGGGCGACGCGGGCACGGGCATGGTCGCCACGAACTCGATCGCCCCGCGCACCGGCAACGTCTCGGCCGGCACGAGCATCTTCGCGATGGTCGTGCTCGAGAAGCAGCTCGCCCGCGCGCACCGCGAGCTGGACCTGGTGACGACGCCGGCCGGGGACCCGGTGGCGATGGTGCACTGCAACAACGGGGCCAGCGAACTGGAGGCATGGGTCGGGCTGTTCGCCGAGTTCGCCCGGGCGATGGGGGTCGAGGCCGACGTCCCGACGGTGTTCGGGACCCTGTTCACCGCCGCGCTCGGCGGTGCCGACGACTGCGGCGGGCTGCTGGCCTACAACTACCTCTCCGGGGAACCGATCACCGACCTGGAGGAGGGGCGGCCGCTGTTCGTGCGGTCGCCGGACAGCCGGTTCGACCTCGGCACGTTCATGCGGACGCACCTGTTCGCCTCTCTGGCCACGCTCCGGATCGGCATGGACGTGCTGCAGCGGTCCGAGGGGGTGCGCCTCGACCGGATGTTCGCGCACGGCGGCCTGTTCAAGACCGCCGGCGTGGCGCAGCGCTTCCTCGCCGCGGCCATCGACACGCCGGTCTCCGTCGGCGACGTCGCCGGCGAGGGTGGCGCCTGGGGGATGGCCGTCCTGGCCGCCTTCGCCGCCGGCCGGGCGCCGGAGCAGACCCTGGCCGACTACCTGGACACCGTCGTCTTCCCCGGCGCCGCGCTCGAGACCGCCGACCCCGACCCGGCCGACGTCGCGGGCTTCGACCGGTTCATGCAGCGGTACGTCGCCGCGCTCCCGGTGGAGCGGGCGGCCGTCGACCACATCGGCAACGAGGAGCTCACCCCATGA
- a CDS encoding LacI family DNA-binding transcriptional regulator, whose product MAARGAAGAEPQGAVRALVMSDVAALAGVSHQTVSRVINGHPNVAQHTRERVEAAIAELGYRPNVAARALVTGSTRTIGLVTIKINQYGPAQTMLGLEHAARAAGYSVAVSILDDATADAVREAVDTFVAQRVDAILALGTYDDAAAALAELHPPVPLVAVQVGGHEDRPAVGVDQEEGARQATRHLLELGHRTVHHVAGPLDSQEARGRIDGWRSELARVGAPEPELLKGDWTPSSGYAAGRRLARRFRDGEDVTAAFLGNDQMALGLLAALHEEGIEVPRDVSVVGFDDLPEAPYFTPPLTTVRQDFAELGRRGVQLVLARLRGEDLHPEAVPAPLVVRSSTGPARDPEPGPA is encoded by the coding sequence GTGGCGGCCAGGGGGGCTGCGGGGGCAGAGCCCCAGGGAGCTGTCCGGGCCCTGGTGATGTCGGACGTCGCGGCGCTGGCCGGCGTCTCGCACCAGACCGTCTCGCGGGTGATCAACGGTCATCCCAACGTCGCCCAGCACACCCGCGAGCGGGTCGAGGCGGCGATCGCCGAGCTGGGCTACCGGCCCAACGTCGCCGCGCGCGCCCTGGTCACCGGCTCCACCCGCACCATCGGGCTGGTCACCATCAAGATCAACCAGTACGGCCCGGCGCAGACGATGCTCGGGCTCGAGCACGCCGCCCGGGCGGCCGGCTACTCCGTCGCCGTCTCCATCCTGGACGACGCCACGGCGGATGCGGTCCGCGAGGCCGTCGACACGTTCGTCGCCCAGCGCGTCGACGCGATCCTGGCGCTGGGCACCTACGACGACGCCGCCGCGGCGCTGGCCGAGCTGCACCCGCCGGTGCCGTTGGTCGCCGTCCAGGTGGGTGGGCACGAGGACCGGCCCGCCGTCGGCGTCGACCAGGAGGAGGGTGCCCGGCAGGCGACCCGCCACCTCCTCGAGCTCGGCCACCGGACCGTGCACCATGTCGCGGGCCCGCTGGACTCCCAGGAGGCGCGCGGGCGCATCGACGGCTGGCGCTCGGAGCTCGCCCGCGTCGGCGCACCGGAGCCGGAGCTGCTGAAGGGCGACTGGACGCCGTCCTCGGGCTACGCCGCCGGGCGCCGGCTCGCCCGCCGGTTCCGCGACGGCGAGGACGTCACCGCGGCGTTCCTCGGCAACGACCAGATGGCGCTGGGCCTGCTCGCCGCCCTGCACGAGGAGGGCATCGAGGTGCCGCGCGACGTCAGCGTGGTCGGCTTCGACGACCTGCCGGAGGCGCCCTACTTCACACCACCCCTGACCACGGTGCGCCAGGACTTCGCCGAGCTGGGACGCCGCGGGGTGCAGCTTGTGCTCGCGCGACTGCGCGGGGAGGACCTCCACCCGGAGGCGGTTCCCGCGCCGCTGGTGGTGCGGTCGAGCACCGGCCCGGCCCGCGACCCCGAGCCGGGACCGGCTTGA